A single Staphylococcus muscae DNA region contains:
- a CDS encoding monovalent cation:proton antiporter family protein encodes MEFVSLVVVIIAALLTPILLSKLKIAFLPVVVAEILMGIVIGNSFLNLVHRDEVLNILSTLGFIFLMFLSGLEIDFNAFKKDKSKKNQEVSKEPSHLKLAMYVFMLIMIVSIILAYGFKWVGLIDDVLLMVIIISTISLGVVVPTLKEMNLMRTTIGQFILLVAVLADLGTMLLLTLYGAINASGGGTIWLIGILVVFTILFYFLGGLFKGAPLINKLMDGTTQIGIRAVFALIILLVALAEGVGAENILGAFLAGVVVSLLGPEQDLVEKLDSFGYGFFIPIFFIMVGVDLDIPSLIKEPMLLIIIPILIITFVVSKLIPVMVIRRWFDMKTTIASGFLLTSTLSLVIAAAKIAESLGTISEEISGIMILSAVITCVFVPIVFKRLIPIPDEMQRTIKVAMIGKNQLSIPIAQNLSSQLYDVTLYYRKDLTDHRTLSNDITMVEISDYESEMLKRLGLFDSDIVVCSTNDDEINRKVALMAKDYGVERVICRLETNDEDQALRSKNIELFSNFQSNQILLKGMIETPNMLNLLSNVETSLYEIGMYNYAFDQMQLRNFPFGGDIIFVRIIRNNESIVPHGDTQLQYGDRLIVTGTKEYVDQLKIELEMF; translated from the coding sequence ATGGAATTTGTGTCACTTGTCGTCGTCATAATTGCGGCGTTATTAACACCTATTTTGCTCAGTAAGTTAAAAATCGCATTTTTACCAGTCGTTGTTGCTGAGATATTAATGGGAATAGTGATTGGTAATTCTTTTTTAAACCTTGTGCATCGAGATGAAGTGTTAAATATTCTATCGACACTTGGTTTTATCTTTTTAATGTTTTTGAGTGGTCTTGAAATTGACTTCAATGCCTTTAAAAAAGATAAATCGAAAAAGAATCAAGAAGTGAGTAAAGAACCAAGTCATTTGAAGTTAGCAATGTATGTTTTCATGCTTATCATGATTGTATCGATTATTCTTGCTTATGGATTTAAATGGGTAGGTCTTATTGATGATGTATTGTTAATGGTGATTATTATCTCAACCATATCACTCGGTGTTGTCGTTCCAACATTGAAAGAAATGAATTTAATGCGTACAACGATTGGTCAGTTTATTCTGTTAGTCGCTGTTCTAGCTGACTTAGGAACAATGTTGTTACTAACACTTTATGGTGCGATTAACGCATCTGGTGGTGGAACAATTTGGCTTATCGGTATTCTTGTCGTTTTTACCATTTTATTCTATTTTCTTGGCGGCCTATTTAAAGGTGCGCCATTGATTAATAAATTGATGGATGGTACAACACAAATAGGCATTCGTGCAGTCTTCGCGCTTATTATTTTGTTAGTTGCACTCGCAGAAGGTGTGGGAGCAGAGAACATTCTAGGTGCATTTTTGGCAGGTGTCGTAGTATCTTTACTTGGCCCAGAACAAGACTTAGTGGAAAAGTTAGATTCATTTGGTTATGGCTTCTTCATTCCAATCTTCTTCATTATGGTCGGCGTTGATTTAGACATCCCATCATTAATCAAAGAGCCAATGCTCTTAATTATCATTCCGATATTAATTATTACTTTTGTGGTATCTAAGCTTATTCCAGTTATGGTGATACGACGTTGGTTTGATATGAAAACGACGATTGCATCCGGGTTTTTATTAACATCGACTTTATCACTTGTTATCGCAGCAGCCAAAATCGCTGAAAGTCTTGGGACAATCAGTGAAGAAATATCTGGTATTATGATTTTAAGTGCAGTTATCACATGTGTCTTTGTGCCGATTGTGTTTAAACGTCTCATTCCTATTCCAGACGAGATGCAGCGAACAATCAAAGTGGCGATGATTGGGAAAAACCAACTGTCTATTCCAATTGCTCAGAACTTGAGTTCACAGCTATATGATGTGACGTTGTATTATCGTAAGGATTTAACAGATCATCGCACGCTTTCGAATGATATTACGATGGTTGAGATTTCGGATTATGAATCTGAGATGTTGAAACGACTGGGCTTATTTGATAGTGACATCGTTGTATGTTCAACGAATGATGATGAGATTAACCGCAAAGTAGCGTTAATGGCGAAAGATTATGGCGTAGAACGTGTCATCTGTCGTCTTGAAACGAACGACGAGGATCAGGCATTGCGCAGTAAAAATATTGAGCTATTCAGTAACTTCCAAAGCAACCAAATTTTACTTAAAGGTATGATTGAGACACCGAATATGTTAAATCTATTAAGTAATGTGGAGACATCATTATATGAAATTGGGATGTACAATTACGCATTTGATCAAATGCAATTACGTAACTTCCCGTTCGGTGGAGACATTATTTTCGTACGTATTATTCGAAATAACGAATCAATCGTGCCACATGGTGATACGCAGTTACAATATGGTGACCGCCTCATTGTGACAGGTACGAAAGAATATGTAGATCAACTGAAAATTGAATTAGAAATGTTTTAG
- a CDS encoding GTP pyrophosphokinase yields MNQWDIFLAPYRQAIDELKIKLKGLRKQYEVTEHHSPIEFVTGRVKPITSIIDKANKRGIPFDHLAEEMYDIAGLRMMCQFVEDIDKVVELLRQREDFKVVEERDYISNTKQSGYRSYHVIIAYPIETLNGKTTILAEIQIRTLAMNFWATIEHTLRYKYDGDYPPEIQNRLERAAEAAFSLDEEMSEIKDEIQEAQKYYSKKRAHKHEDSEV; encoded by the coding sequence ATGAATCAATGGGATATTTTTCTAGCACCTTATCGTCAAGCAATTGATGAGTTGAAAATTAAACTCAAAGGTTTGAGAAAGCAATATGAAGTTACGGAACATCACTCACCGATTGAGTTTGTGACAGGCCGTGTCAAACCGATTACGAGTATTATCGATAAGGCAAACAAAAGGGGCATTCCTTTTGACCACTTAGCAGAAGAGATGTATGACATTGCAGGGTTACGCATGATGTGTCAATTTGTAGAAGATATTGATAAAGTCGTAGAACTGTTGCGTCAACGTGAAGACTTCAAAGTGGTAGAGGAACGTGATTATATCAGCAATACAAAGCAAAGTGGATATCGTTCATATCATGTCATTATTGCGTATCCAATCGAAACATTGAATGGGAAAACAACAATACTTGCAGAAATTCAAATTCGTACGTTAGCGATGAATTTTTGGGCAACGATTGAACATACATTGCGCTACAAGTATGACGGTGATTATCCACCAGAAATTCAAAATCGACTTGAACGTGCAGCAGAAGCAGCCTTTTCTTTAGATGAAGAAATGTCTGAGATTAAGGATGAAATTCAAGAAGCACAGAAATATTATTCAAAAAAACGTGCACATAAGCATGAGGACAGTGAGGTGTAA
- a CDS encoding truncated hemoglobin YjbI, which produces MKQTPYEIIGQEALYRMIDHFYTLVENDDRINHLFPGDFAETARKQKQFLTQFLGGPDLYTQEHGHPMLKKRHMPFVIDHHAKDAWLENMHTAIETAQFPDGVGDYLYERLRLTANYMVNTEN; this is translated from the coding sequence ATGAAACAAACGCCTTACGAAATCATTGGACAAGAAGCACTTTATCGTATGATTGATCATTTTTATACACTTGTTGAAAATGACGATCGTATTAACCACTTGTTCCCAGGCGATTTTGCTGAAACAGCACGTAAACAAAAACAATTTTTAACACAATTTCTAGGTGGCCCTGACTTATACACGCAAGAACATGGTCATCCAATGTTAAAAAAACGACATATGCCATTTGTCATTGATCATCATGCCAAAGATGCATGGTTAGAAAATATGCACACAGCCATTGAGACAGCTCAATTTCCAGACGGTGTTGGCGATTATTTGTACGAAAGACTTCGATTAACTGCAAACTATATGGTTAACACAGAAAACTAA
- a CDS encoding competence protein CoiA — MLTAYNEKQERVLARNAHKDASYYCPVCHEQLILKQGNKNIAHFAHGRQCAHHANGETLLHCKLKLLLFHIMSNYDNDVQLEPYLSDIQQIPDIVVGKYAIEVQLSPLPIQQMHKRTEGLVRAGYRVIWLTTLPRYRHGVYYLNQLQQNCIDPLHCEMYGIHPINYQLYRLNNMVSLTARQFHADCEPIAYEQLLSDDIRNSVGMITVRKLATARIMQYLVQCRRKRSVHDPVLSLVYQMKLTEAQVIQLTGFIFPEQIHVYTHPVLWQLKVFEALRYQRDPCHVLARCIKLRQFAIGNYSSLEIITQLVERYRKIIKL, encoded by the coding sequence ATGTTAACAGCTTATAACGAAAAACAAGAACGTGTGCTTGCACGTAATGCGCATAAAGATGCATCGTATTACTGTCCTGTATGTCATGAACAACTGATTCTCAAGCAAGGCAATAAAAATATTGCACATTTTGCGCATGGACGTCAGTGTGCGCATCATGCCAATGGCGAGACTTTATTACATTGTAAGTTAAAATTATTGCTATTTCATATAATGTCAAATTATGATAATGATGTACAACTCGAACCTTACTTATCGGATATTCAACAAATACCGGATATTGTTGTAGGTAAATATGCGATTGAAGTCCAATTGAGTCCATTGCCTATCCAACAAATGCATAAAAGAACGGAAGGGTTGGTGCGTGCTGGTTATCGTGTTATCTGGTTGACAACATTACCAAGATATCGACATGGTGTTTACTATTTAAACCAGCTACAACAAAATTGTATTGATCCATTGCACTGTGAGATGTACGGGATTCATCCAATTAACTATCAATTATATCGTTTGAACAATATGGTGAGTCTTACCGCACGTCAATTTCATGCAGATTGTGAGCCAATTGCATATGAACAGTTGCTTTCAGATGACATACGAAATAGTGTAGGGATGATAACAGTGCGCAAACTCGCAACGGCACGTATTATGCAATATTTAGTACAATGTCGACGTAAAAGAAGTGTCCATGACCCAGTGTTGTCACTGGTCTATCAGATGAAATTGACCGAAGCACAAGTTATTCAACTGACAGGGTTTATATTTCCAGAACAAATTCATGTGTATACGCATCCAGTGTTATGGCAGTTGAAAGTTTTTGAAGCTCTGAGATATCAACGTGATCCATGCCATGTACTAGCGCGTTGTATTAAGCTGCGTCAATTTGCAATAGGAAACTATTCATCGCTCGAAATCATTACACAATTAGTAGAGCGATATAGAAAGATTATAAAATTATAA
- the pepF gene encoding oligoendopeptidase F: MTNQRTRTEQEQKFPQHTWDLTTIFKDDAAWEVAYDQVANRIGEEEQFKGHLGDDAETLYAALRLQDEIEVDLEAVYVYAHLKQDQDTGNDHYTGLESRAHQLIIRFSSAWSFLVPELLQIEEEKIQSFLASHEGLKHYAFALEMINHKRPHVLDADKEKLLTEAQDALSTPSNVYSMFDNADLTFEDVTDKDGNKHSLTQGTFIKYLESDDRQLRQSAYENVYKAYGAYNNTLSATLAGEVKKHVFNARAHNYKTAREQALSNNYIPEEVYDNLVKTVHKYLPLLHRYTELRKKLLGIDDLKMYDMYTPLVKDIKFDMPYEEAVEWMLKGLAPMGENYLKVIKEGLDNGWVDVYENKGKRSGAYSSGSHQTNPFILLNWSDTVSDLFTLVHEFGHSAHSYFSRENQSSTYSGYSIFVAEVASTCNEALLSHYMEQHLDDKRRLLLLNQELERFRATLFRQTMFAEFEHKIHTIEEAGEPLTAHRMNQEYAQLNRQYFGDVVETDDFISKEWSRIPHFYMNYYVYQYATGYSAAQSLSHQILTEGEPAVERYVNEFLKKGSSNYPIELLKNAGVDMTTPQPIEDALHVFEQKLDAFEALMESL, translated from the coding sequence ATGACGAACCAAAGAACACGTACAGAACAAGAACAAAAATTTCCACAGCACACATGGGACTTAACAACGATTTTTAAAGATGATGCGGCTTGGGAAGTAGCCTATGATCAAGTAGCAAACCGTATCGGTGAAGAAGAACAATTCAAAGGACATCTCGGTGATGATGCGGAAACACTTTATGCGGCACTGAGATTACAAGATGAAATTGAAGTGGATTTGGAAGCTGTCTATGTTTATGCACATTTAAAACAAGACCAAGATACAGGGAATGATCACTATACTGGATTAGAATCACGTGCGCACCAATTAATCATCCGATTCAGTTCGGCGTGGAGTTTCTTAGTTCCTGAGTTGTTACAAATTGAAGAAGAGAAGATTCAATCATTTTTAGCATCACATGAAGGATTAAAACATTATGCCTTTGCACTAGAAATGATTAATCATAAACGTCCACATGTCTTAGATGCGGATAAAGAAAAATTATTGACGGAAGCACAAGATGCGCTATCAACACCAAGCAATGTATACAGTATGTTCGATAATGCAGACTTAACATTTGAAGATGTAACAGACAAAGATGGAAACAAACACTCATTAACTCAAGGAACATTCATTAAATATCTAGAGTCAGATGACCGCCAATTACGTCAGTCAGCATATGAAAACGTCTATAAAGCATATGGAGCATATAATAATACTTTAAGTGCAACATTAGCTGGAGAAGTGAAAAAGCATGTTTTCAATGCACGTGCTCATAACTATAAAACAGCCCGTGAACAGGCACTTAGCAACAATTACATACCAGAAGAAGTATACGATAATCTTGTAAAAACTGTACACAAATACTTGCCATTACTTCACAGATATACTGAGTTGCGCAAAAAGTTATTAGGTATTGATGACTTGAAAATGTACGATATGTATACACCACTTGTGAAGGATATTAAGTTTGATATGCCCTATGAAGAAGCAGTTGAGTGGATGTTAAAAGGATTAGCACCAATGGGTGAAAACTACTTAAAAGTCATCAAAGAAGGTTTGGATAACGGCTGGGTAGATGTGTATGAAAATAAAGGGAAGCGTTCAGGTGCATACTCTTCAGGGTCTCATCAAACAAACCCGTTTATCTTATTAAACTGGTCAGATACAGTTTCGGATTTATTTACATTGGTACATGAATTTGGTCACTCAGCGCATAGCTATTTCAGTAGAGAAAACCAATCTTCAACATATAGTGGCTATTCAATCTTTGTTGCTGAAGTTGCTTCTACTTGTAACGAAGCATTATTAAGTCATTATATGGAACAGCATCTTGACGACAAACGTCGCTTATTGTTACTAAACCAAGAGTTAGAACGCTTCAGAGCAACGTTATTCCGTCAAACAATGTTTGCGGAGTTTGAACATAAAATTCATACGATTGAAGAAGCAGGAGAGCCTTTAACTGCACACCGTATGAATCAAGAATATGCACAATTAAATCGTCAATATTTTGGTGATGTAGTAGAAACAGATGACTTTATCAGCAAAGAGTGGTCACGTATTCCACACTTCTACATGAACTATTATGTTTACCAATATGCGACAGGGTATAGTGCAGCGCAAAGTTTAAGCCATCAAATCTTAACAGAAGGTGAGCCAGCAGTAGAAAGATATGTCAATGAGTTCTTGAAAAAAGGTAGCTCAAACTATCCAATCGAACTATTGAAAAATGCAGGTGTGGATATGACAACACCACAGCCAATTGAAGATGCATTGCACGTATTTGAACAAAAATTAGATGCCTTTGAAGCATTGATGGAATCATTATAA
- a CDS encoding CYTH domain-containing protein, protein MAIEQEIEFKQLLDENTYRTMKTAYFSDTPPFTQTNFYIDTPDFQLMSHKMALRIRVRSDKSNELTLKVPGEVGLTEYNYPTSYQPKTSAQLPEHIIPNDIRNVLDQFHIDASQLTILGYLTTHRLETTTPSGLVVLDYSEYLGTEDFELEFEVDDYHDGYEAFTQILDTYHLTHKTPLNKVQRFFKRRQSME, encoded by the coding sequence ATGGCGATTGAGCAAGAGATTGAATTCAAGCAACTATTAGATGAAAATACTTATAGAACGATGAAAACTGCTTACTTTTCTGATACCCCACCTTTTACCCAAACAAACTTTTATATCGACACACCTGACTTCCAATTGATGTCACATAAAATGGCATTACGCATTCGTGTGCGATCAGATAAATCGAATGAATTAACATTGAAAGTTCCCGGAGAAGTTGGGCTTACAGAATATAATTATCCAACGTCATATCAGCCTAAAACGAGTGCACAGCTACCAGAACACATCATCCCAAACGATATTCGTAATGTTTTGGATCAGTTTCATATTGATGCATCACAACTTACAATATTAGGATATCTTACAACACATCGACTTGAAACAACTACGCCTTCTGGTTTAGTTGTCTTAGATTATAGCGAATATTTAGGTACTGAAGATTTTGAATTAGAATTTGAAGTCGATGATTATCATGATGGTTATGAAGCATTCACTCAAATATTAGATACTTATCACTTAACTCACAAGACACCTTTAAATAAGGTGCAGCGTTTCTTCAAAAGACGTCAAAGTATGGAATAA
- the yjbH gene encoding protease adaptor protein YjbH translates to MTEELKVIASNKDYQNNSDLTPVSKIEIYSFFDPFCKDSFKLSAILAKLRIEYHQYISIRHILNPSLRVLTKCQAQSTSDRDNIALVFKAAELQGRSRAHRFMHLLQNEIIPNCDIVTEDMIAKCIVNAGLDYDVFQEDINNGKLRDSLKVDLHIAREMDIDMAPSLVFFNEDVHEEGLKVEGLYPYHIYTYIINEMIGTTIEKSLPPTLADYIQQKQLVTEEELLTIYEWPERTLRKELKKLALQRKIEKLKYPEGEYWKSRI, encoded by the coding sequence ATGACGGAAGAATTAAAGGTTATAGCGAGTAATAAGGATTATCAAAACAATTCAGACCTTACTCCTGTAAGCAAAATTGAGATCTATTCCTTTTTTGATCCTTTTTGTAAAGACAGCTTTAAATTATCCGCTATCTTAGCTAAATTAAGAATTGAATATCATCAATATATCTCTATTCGTCATATTTTGAACCCATCTTTACGCGTACTGACTAAGTGCCAAGCACAAAGCACATCAGACCGAGATAATATTGCACTCGTCTTCAAAGCAGCCGAATTACAAGGTCGCTCACGTGCACATCGTTTTATGCATTTGTTACAAAATGAGATTATACCGAATTGTGACATTGTCACTGAAGATATGATTGCGAAATGTATCGTTAATGCTGGTCTTGATTATGATGTTTTCCAAGAAGATATCAACAATGGTAAGTTGCGTGATAGTTTGAAAGTAGACTTACACATCGCTCGTGAAATGGATATTGATATGGCACCATCACTCGTCTTTTTTAATGAAGATGTTCACGAAGAAGGTTTGAAAGTTGAAGGGTTATATCCATATCATATTTACACGTACATCATTAATGAAATGATTGGGACAACGATTGAAAAAAGTTTACCCCCCACACTTGCTGATTACATTCAGCAAAAGCAGTTAGTAACAGAAGAAGAACTTTTAACGATCTATGAATGGCCTGAACGTACTTTACGTAAAGAACTGAAAAAGCTTGCTTTACAACGCAAAATAGAAAAACTTAAATATCCTGAGGGTGAATACTGGAAGTCTCGTATATAA
- a CDS encoding adaptor protein MecA, with protein MRIERIDDMTVKLFITYTDIEARGFRREDLWTNRKRGEEFFWSVMEEVNEEEDFVVEGPLWIQVHAFEKGVEVTISKSKNESEMGMSEDMNAFEEIDNHLSDLLSQSFKEHDEAEPQNHATKKEQKAQRSVSSGNVPLTPTAIFKFDDLESVIAYAHRHNQQLTQFEDLLYMLDQQYYYVVHFDARVTEDEIHDFYSQMLEFASLSDKTELYLNDYGKIVMSYNVTEQVKRYFTL; from the coding sequence ATGAGAATAGAGCGCATTGATGATATGACTGTTAAATTATTTATCACATATACGGATATTGAGGCACGTGGCTTCAGAAGAGAAGATTTGTGGACGAATCGTAAACGTGGAGAAGAGTTCTTCTGGTCAGTTATGGAAGAAGTCAATGAAGAAGAAGACTTCGTTGTCGAAGGTCCGTTATGGATCCAAGTTCATGCTTTTGAAAAAGGTGTGGAAGTGACGATTTCAAAATCTAAAAATGAATCAGAAATGGGTATGTCAGAGGACATGAACGCCTTTGAGGAAATCGACAACCATTTAAGTGATCTTTTATCTCAGTCATTCAAAGAGCATGACGAAGCTGAACCACAAAATCATGCGACAAAGAAAGAACAAAAAGCACAAAGAAGTGTATCAAGTGGTAATGTACCATTAACACCAACAGCTATTTTCAAATTTGACGACTTAGAGTCAGTCATTGCATATGCACATCGTCATAATCAGCAATTGACGCAGTTTGAAGATTTACTGTACATGTTAGACCAACAATATTATTACGTTGTTCATTTTGATGCACGTGTGACAGAAGATGAAATTCATGACTTTTACAGCCAAATGTTAGAATTTGCATCATTGAGTGACAAAACAGAATTATATCTTAATGATTACGGTAAGATTGTAATGAGCTATAACGTGACAGAACAAGTCAAACGTTATTTCACATTATAA
- a CDS encoding RluA family pseudouridine synthase, whose amino-acid sequence MIFTYRVTEVQTLKTFLYQQRFSKKTISAIKQNGALLVNQHPRTVRHLLQVGDEVIVQLPDEIPSTSLIPFNQPLHVLYEDTWLLIIAKPAHQNSAPSREHPHESLVEQALAHMQWRKETGIPHIVTRLDRHTMGIVVIAKSRHVHHLMSLTEIEKIYECLCVGRLTASDVIEAPIGRASDSIINRIVTKDGKYAKTLYTPIQTTGDYTWCRVTLLTGRTHQIRVHFQHIGHGIVGDGLYGMLHHRYDTQLLKCAEIKFVHPITDDIVHIKSQTPDFGQILTTL is encoded by the coding sequence GTGATTTTTACGTATCGTGTCACAGAGGTTCAGACGCTTAAAACTTTTTTATATCAACAACGTTTTTCGAAAAAGACGATTAGCGCCATAAAACAAAATGGCGCTTTACTTGTGAATCAACATCCAAGAACAGTTCGACACCTGTTACAAGTTGGAGATGAAGTGATTGTACAGTTGCCTGATGAGATTCCGAGTACATCTCTGATTCCTTTCAATCAGCCACTCCATGTTTTATATGAAGATACGTGGCTGTTAATCATTGCCAAGCCGGCACATCAGAATAGTGCACCTTCACGTGAACATCCACATGAAAGTCTTGTTGAGCAGGCGTTGGCGCATATGCAGTGGCGAAAAGAAACGGGGATCCCGCATATTGTGACACGTTTAGATCGTCATACAATGGGAATTGTAGTGATAGCAAAATCACGCCATGTCCATCATTTGATGTCATTGACTGAGATTGAGAAAATTTATGAATGTTTGTGTGTTGGAAGGTTAACAGCATCGGATGTGATTGAAGCACCGATTGGTCGTGCGTCAGACAGTATTATTAATCGTATCGTGACAAAAGATGGAAAATACGCAAAAACATTATACACACCCATACAAACAACGGGCGATTATACTTGGTGTCGTGTCACACTATTGACCGGAAGAACGCATCAAATACGTGTGCATTTTCAACATATCGGACACGGTATTGTAGGTGATGGACTATATGGTATGTTACATCACCGTTATGATACACAATTGTTAAAGTGTGCAGAAATAAAATTTGTACATCCCATCACAGATGATATCGTTCATATAAAATCGCAAACACCTGATTTTGGACAAATACTTACAACACTATAA
- a CDS encoding NAD kinase, with protein MRYVILSKGDAKSEALKHKMMRHMQDFKMIEDKENPEIVISVGGDGTLLQAFHQYSHMLSRCAFVGIHTGHLGFYADWLPHEVEKLIIEIHNSEFQVIEYPLLEIIVRYNDDGYETRYLALNEATMKTENGTTLVVDLDIRGQHFERFRGDGLCVSTPSGSTAYNKALGGALIHPSLEAIQIAEIASINNRVFRTVGSPLVLPKHHTCHIKPVNHDVILTTIDHVSVKHKNVNAIQYRVANEKIRFARFRPFPFWKRVHDSFISSGEDV; from the coding sequence ATGCGCTATGTGATCCTTTCTAAGGGGGATGCTAAGTCAGAAGCACTGAAACATAAGATGATGCGGCATATGCAAGATTTCAAAATGATAGAAGACAAAGAAAATCCTGAAATTGTCATCTCTGTCGGAGGAGATGGAACCTTATTGCAGGCTTTCCATCAATATAGTCATATGTTATCTCGATGTGCATTTGTAGGTATACATACTGGCCATTTAGGGTTCTATGCTGACTGGTTACCGCATGAAGTAGAAAAGCTTATCATTGAAATACACAACTCAGAATTCCAAGTGATTGAATATCCATTGTTAGAAATCATTGTCCGCTATAATGACGATGGTTATGAAACGCGGTATTTGGCACTCAACGAAGCAACGATGAAAACTGAGAATGGCACAACGCTTGTAGTGGATCTAGATATTCGAGGTCAACATTTTGAACGCTTTCGTGGGGACGGTCTCTGCGTGTCAACACCATCAGGTTCAACAGCATACAATAAGGCGCTAGGTGGGGCACTTATACATCCGTCTTTAGAAGCGATTCAAATTGCGGAAATTGCATCAATTAATAACCGTGTGTTCCGTACAGTAGGATCACCGCTTGTGTTACCTAAACATCACACATGTCATATTAAGCCTGTTAATCATGATGTCATTTTGACAACGATTGATCATGTCAGTGTGAAGCATAAAAATGTGAATGCCATTCAATATCGTGTAGCGAATGAAAAGATTCGTTTTGCACGTTTCCGTCCATTCCCATTCTGGAAACGTGTGCATGATTCATTCATTTCAAGTGGTGAAGATGTGTGA
- the mgtE gene encoding magnesium transporter has translation MSVENEMLIQDDEEQYNKPLLDDLIQKDDIDGFREEFLSMHAYDQSEYFEESDAEIRQKMYQYLSPEEVADFFEHLEIDESDYEDLFEEMNATYASHILEHMSYDNAVDILNELSKRKVASLLMLMDREEAKEIKALLHYDEDTAGGIMTTEYISLTINTPVHEALMHVKAQAPDAETIYIIFVVDEQKKLVGVLSLRDLIIAENDAYIEDIMSERIISANVADDQEDVAQMMRDYDFIAMPVVDYQNHLLGIITIDDIVDVIDEEASEDYSRLAGVSDIDSTDDTIFQTALKRLPWLLILTVLGMITASILGSFEETLEKVALLAAFIPIISGMSGNSGTQSLAVSVRNISTGEINEKSKFKLALRESGSGFLTGITCAVSLCLIIIIIYQQPFLALIVGTSLTIAMTVGTTIGSVIPLFMNKLGIDPAVASGPFITTINDIVSMLIYFGLATSFMNYLI, from the coding sequence ATGTCAGTTGAAAATGAAATGTTAATCCAAGATGATGAAGAACAATACAATAAGCCACTGTTAGATGATCTGATTCAAAAAGATGATATTGATGGCTTCAGAGAAGAATTCTTATCAATGCATGCGTACGATCAAAGCGAATACTTTGAAGAAAGTGATGCAGAGATACGTCAGAAAATGTATCAGTACTTATCACCAGAAGAAGTCGCTGATTTCTTTGAACACTTAGAAATTGATGAGTCTGATTATGAAGATTTATTTGAAGAGATGAATGCGACATATGCCAGTCACATTTTAGAACACATGTCATACGATAACGCAGTAGACATTTTAAATGAATTGTCGAAGCGTAAAGTGGCAAGTCTTTTAATGTTAATGGATCGTGAAGAAGCTAAAGAGATTAAAGCATTGCTCCATTACGATGAAGATACTGCCGGCGGTATTATGACAACAGAATATATTTCGTTAACAATTAATACGCCAGTTCACGAGGCATTGATGCATGTTAAGGCACAAGCACCCGATGCCGAAACAATCTACATCATTTTTGTCGTGGATGAACAGAAAAAACTTGTTGGTGTCTTATCGCTCAGAGATTTGATTATTGCTGAAAATGACGCATATATTGAAGATATTATGAGCGAGCGTATCATCAGCGCAAATGTTGCGGATGACCAAGAAGATGTTGCGCAAATGATGAGAGACTATGACTTTATCGCTATGCCAGTAGTCGATTATCAAAATCATCTACTCGGTATTATCACAATCGATGATATCGTCGATGTTATCGATGAAGAAGCGAGTGAAGACTACTCACGTTTAGCCGGGGTATCAGACATCGACTCTACGGATGATACAATCTTTCAAACTGCGCTTAAGCGTTTACCATGGTTATTGATCTTAACTGTACTTGGTATGATTACGGCATCCATACTTGGATCATTTGAAGAAACGTTAGAGAAGGTTGCATTATTGGCTGCTTTTATTCCAATTATTAGCGGGATGTCAGGGAACTCTGGAACACAATCATTAGCCGTTTCAGTCCGTAATATTTCAACGGGTGAAATCAATGAAAAGAGTAAGTTTAAGTTGGCATTGCGTGAATCTGGAAGTGGCTTTTTAACGGGTATCACATGTGCCGTGTCACTTTGTTTAATTATCATTATTATTTATCAACAGCCGTTTCTTGCGTTGATTGTAGGAACGAGCTTAACAATTGCAATGACAGTAGGGACAACTATTGGTTCAGTCATTCCGCTTTTTATGAACAAATTAGGGATTGACCCGGCCGTAGCGAGTGGACCATTTATTACAACAATTAATGATATCGTGAGTATGTTGATTTACTTTGGTTTAGCAACATCATTCATGAACTATCTTATCTGA